Below is a genomic region from Prolixibacteraceae bacterium.
GGTGACACCATTTGGTGGGATATATTTAATTCATGATTTGCTAATTTCAAACGGCATTATTCAATTTATTAATGAGCAATTAGTAGACAGAGACCCAAAGTGTATCTATAATTTCTCAGATTTGTTATTACCACGCATATACACTACTTTTTGTGGAGGTAGTGCTACGGAAGATATTAACTATCTCCGGGATAATACATTGAATAACTTGAGATCAATTTCTATCCCCTCTCCTGATACCATTCTAAGAGGAGATGTGGAGCTTTCTACTCCATGTGAGATTATCGATGGAAAGACTACAATTAAAGGCCAAAAGATAAATATTAACACACCAATGAATAAATTCTTGTTGGCTAGTGCTATTAAGTTTAAACAGTTAGATCCTAAAGCTTCTGATCTTATCTATGATTTTGATCACCAGTTCATTCCCACTAAAAAGAGTGATGCAGAATATAGCTATAAGAAGACAGAAGGATACTTTCCAGGAGTCGCAACCATAGGTAACATCCCTGTATATATTGAAGGACGAAATGGGAATTGTCATGTTAAAACAGCTCAATTAGAAACCCATAAACGAGCATTAGAGTTGTTGGCATCAAAAGGTGTAAAACTACAATATGCAAGAATGGACTGTGGTTCATATATCAAAGAGGTTACAGACTACTTTCATCAAGAGGAAATTCTATTTTCGATTAGAGCGTCTCACTCTAACGTATTACTATCAAAAGCATCACAAACAGATAATTGGTCCTGTTGTGAGATAAATAATCAAGCCTATGAAGTCAATAGCTTTAAATATGAATTTGGTCAATATAGACATAGAATCATTGCATACCGAAGACCCAATAAGTCTAATCAAATGTCATTGATAACCAATGATGCGAAGAATTATCAGTTTATTATAACCAATGATTGGGACATTACA
It encodes:
- a CDS encoding IS1380 family transposase; the protein is MIKDFNSKVTPFGGIYLIHDLLISNGIIQFINEQLVDRDPKCIYNFSDLLLPRIYTTFCGGSATEDINYLRDNTLNNLRSISIPSPDTILRGDVELSTPCEIIDGKTTIKGQKININTPMNKFLLASAIKFKQLDPKASDLIYDFDHQFIPTKKSDAEYSYKKTEGYFPGVATIGNIPVYIEGRNGNCHVKTAQLETHKRALELLASKGVKLQYARMDCGSYIKEVTDYFHQEEILFSIRASHSNVLLSKASQTDNWSCCEINNQAYEVNSFKYEFGQYRHRIIAYRRPNKSNQMSLITNDAKNYQFIITNDWDITEEQAIIFYNQRGASEKVFDIQNNDFNWKSMPHSNLEENTVYLIIMAVAHILYRYIISRFAGLVEGLKTTSRLKAFIFRFVTVVAKVTKSGRRVIIH